The window CAATCAGAATCACCTGTATTTGCCAAAAACATTCACATATCAGTATTCGGATGAACCTCAAATATTCTCCTCCAATGCATTTATAGGAGGAGGTCCAGGAATTAAGGAAGGACTGTTGAGAACCAGAAACACTGTGACTGGGATGTACTCACACCACTCCCCCTCTGCTCTGGGGTGTGGCTCTCTGGAGATGACTCCGCCTTCAGCCTGTTGCTTGGAAACCAATCCTTGTCTTTCACGTCCCATTCTTTGTCGCAGTGAATAGAATCGTCATCACCACCAAACTGTCTGGGACTCGCGGGTGTCACATTAGATACTTCCTGTACCTTTCTGATGTCCTccttcactgtagagccctgggAGGGCCAGGAAGCGGAATATTGCCACGTTTTTGGATCTGTAAAAGGGAAAAGTTTGACTACCGGTAAAAACATAGGTTATAGCTTACTCTCTCATCTGATTCCAAACATRTCACTTATCATSCTAGGACCTTCCGTCGGAGAGMAATAGACAAGCGAACtctgaatacaaactaaacaaacagCATAAATCCCCTTTTAAAAAATAACTYYTTTTTTTTACGAGGTCAGTAGAATGCCCCTTTAAAACCACACCCTGGTTCAACAACGGCATAGTGTGTCCCCTGTTAAGACAATACTCACTGGTGTTAATCGGATCTTcagtctcctcctctttcactacaAAAGGGTCTTCTTCTTTCAATGTGATATCCTCCTCTATCTCATTTTTCATTCTGAAAGCTTCTACCTCCCCTTCTTCCACTATGACAACCtctatcccctcttcctctttcacagTGACAGCCTCTATCCCTCCCATCTCTTCTACTATGACAGCCtctatcccctcttcctctttcactgtgACAGCCTCTAACCCTTCCATCTCTTCCACTGTGACAGCCTCTATCCCTCCCATC is drawn from Salvelinus sp. IW2-2015 unplaced genomic scaffold, ASM291031v2 Un_scaffold7525, whole genome shotgun sequence and contains these coding sequences:
- the LOC112079288 gene encoding uncharacterized protein, with the translated sequence MNIVIKEEEEDITVIGTXEACRIKREEEEEEIEAVTVEEMGGIEAVTVEEMEGLEAVTVKEEEGIEAVIVEEMGGIEAVTVKEEEGIEVVIVEEGEVEAFRMKNEIEEDITLKEEDPFVVKEEETEDPINTNPKTWQYSASWPSQGSTVKEDIRKVQEVSNVTPASPRQFGGDDDSIHCDKEWDVKDKDWFPSNRLKAESSPESHTPEQRGSGDMSFPLPGSPGRVSPTVALLWGLKRVSVRLVDCRKTPGLSGTVRGEEEGDSDS